GAAGACCAATCATATTCAACAGCGAGGTTGTGAACATAATGAAAAATCAGGTATGGAGCAGTTTTTAATCTCTAATATCATAAAATTGCAATGAGTACAAGCTTTACGTAACAATCGAGTCATTATATGCTTTCAAGCATAATTAATCATCAAACTGGACGGATTCTTGTATAGAACTGTTCATCTTGACCTGTTTGTGTTTCTAGCTGCAAGAAAGCATAGCAGCTGATGGGATTGCAAGGATGAGCTTTGTGGATCCAGTGATCATTAATGCATGCTGCGATGAATCATTAAAGACTGTTATGGAGATATGCTTACGATGCCTTTCGAAGGAACCAACACAACGACCCTCGATCGAGGATGTGCTTTGGAACTtgcagtttgctgctcaagtccaGGAATCTTGGAGGAGGTACTCTCACAGCAGCGAAGAATCCCCGCTTTCACCTTCGCTTCCTTCACAATCACCAATAGCGCTTAGCTGCTAACACCACTCTTTTAAGTGCAGAGTCATGATACTGAGACCTGCAAAGCAGTTTGATTCAtttgattagttagattgttatgGTTTAAGTACTTGCTTGTTGTTGTATGTTAAGGTACTACTTAGACCAAGACTTGGCAGATCTGACCAAGATAAGTTTTTATTGATATTATTTTCGTTTTGAGATGATTTTCCATAATAACAagtctttttatgtttttttagtTTTCGGATTCAAAGAAATTTCtatatattattgataatatgaGTTGAAATATTAGAATCAATTTATCAAGTATTATAAAAAAACTTCTGTaatatttgattcaaaatatAACCTCCTTTTGCAAGAGATAGTCAAAAGCTGTTGCTCCCTCAACAAAGGCAAATGAATTCTTGGTTGAAATTTTTGGCTTTAAAGGAAAAAATCAATCAAACtagaaaattagatttaaatttagacTCATTGTCTATGTttacttaaaaaaattaattttttttatcacatgtGATAAAATGACGAGTGAGGTTAATCAAACCCAAGCACCAATTTGATATCTTGTTACTTAAAAGGTTGTATTAAATAGGATCACCTTTATAGGATTCATGAATCTTTAGATGTGACTTCTAATTCTCTATAAATAGATAGAGATTGAGGTATTGTGTATGTAGAAATTTTAGTTGTGTGAGTGCAATATGGAGAAATTATAGATATaaggaaaaatataattatataaggaTTCTTATCCATAATATTCCCACCACCTCAAAACCACTCCCTCTTTTCCTATCACCAAAAATAGCTTGATAGATTAGCATTTCTCTTGAGCAAAAACTAGCAAAATATTActcactactctctctctctctcacagtctTTGATTGCAACACTTAAAGATAATTTTTTCCCTCAAACACATAAAGAGGATCTTGATTTAACTAGTGGAAAACCACAGATTCAAGAATGGATTTCTCAGACGGCAAGCAAGATCTTGCCATCTCCTGTGGCGTGAAGTGCTACATCATTTGCCCTCCCTCATTGTGTGATGACAGTGTACACCACCAACCTTCTTTCCCACACCATAggggcatgcatgcatgcatcataTTACTTGACATAATCTTTTCGAGACTTTGCATTAGAAAGCCTCGCCCACAAGCACTCCTCCCTCACGAGCTCAACGTGGCGCCCAGCTCTTCTTTAACCCCGGCCTCGACGGATGCACCACCATGGATCCTGATGGCGGCGGCGAGAAAGAGTGTGGTGAGAAGCCCAACCGGCGTGCAGCGAGAGTCGACGCCGGGAAGCGGGCGGCTGCCGTAACTCCGGGGTCGCCGAGGGAGGGCGCGGCGGGGTCGCCGTGCGGGGCTTGCAAGTTCCTGCGGCGCAAGTGCCTGCCGGGATGCGTGTTCGCGGCGCACTTCGCGTCGGAGCAAGGGCCGGCGAGGTTTGCGGCGGTCCACAAGGTGTTCGGTGCCAGCAACGTTTCGAAGCTGTTGTCGATTGTGCCCGCGGGGCGGCAGCACGACGCCGTGGTGACCATCTGCTACGAGGCGCAGGCCAGGCTCGCCGACCCCGTCTACGGCTGCGTCTCCACCATTCTCGCAATGCAGCAacaggtcctctctctctctctctctctctctctctctctctctctctgggtgaAGTAAGAGGAACGGCACTCTGTTCACGTTGTATGCGCATGTGCCATGGGATTGGGGGGAGGGGAAAGCTCCACCACGCCACTGGTGTGCTTGCCGTGTTTTCTGCAACTGATCATATCTCATGCATGCATAAAGATCTTTGCATTCTATCGCAAGGTGTCGGCGCTGCAGGCGGAGCTGTCGATGGTGCACTCGCAGCTGCTAAACACCCGGTTGGCCGTCGCGAGCGTCCTTCAAGCATCGCATCGAGCGCAGCACATGGCGGCGCTGCAACCGGCCTACTCCAACAACTCGTCGGCGTCGAGGGACATGGTAGACGTGGGAAGCTTCCCGGAGAGCTTGGACCTGGGAGACACCGACCCAGCCTCGAGAGATCTGGAGCCTCTGCAGCTCTTGCAGCAGTCGCAGGATGAGGAAGAAGACGCAAGCCACGATTCTGTTGCCTTCCGCAACGAGCCTTTTGTTCCCAAATAATTGATCTTAGACTTGTCAGGAATCCATTTCCATCAACAACAGTAATAACACCAGAAATCCCAACCtacgataaataaataaataaatatatatatatatatatcgaagcgGAAATCTGACTTAAAATATAATTGTAAAGGAAAATGAAAGAGAATATATTTTTGTTCACATATCAATTAGAGTTATTAGCATTTTAATAAAATAGTTATGATAATAACCAAAAAATACcaattataataatagttattattTCAATAAAATAGTTTTGTTTAGAAATATCGAACAATTCTGGCACATACAATCACATTTTTGTCTcgcttttaatttattattttaatattacggGTTTCCTTACCGAGATTGTATACCTTCATTATTTACCAACCCCTATTGCATCACAAAGAGGCAAGTCAAATTGTCTACTGTCTCGACACCGTTTCATGGAAACCTCCCTCCCGTTTGATGAGCGCGTCCCATGGGACCCACTTGTGGCGCCATGGATGTCTCAGGTATTCGAGCGGGTGTCAGTTAATCAGGCAGGAACGGCGTTGCTAAAAACCTAAATTGTTACCCGTAGCGGACCCACCAAAACTACGTAACCTGAGTCGTGTCCCAGACAAGCCCACGAGTCGGTGCTTCACGGGTATATAAGCGCCCCTCTCCGAAGCTTCCAACGAGATGACCTCGACGCGGAGACAAAGGCTCTGGAAGAAATGGCAATGAAGCGTACCACCGCCTTTccgtcctctcttcttctcctattGTTCCTTCTCCCAGTTGCCTCTCCACTCATCCTCTCTTTGAGCGAGACTCTCTTAGGTACGCATGTCTCCTCCCTTTCCTCAAGTTGTTTTCGTACTCTGGAGACGGGACGATCCGATCGATGCCCTCCTTGTTCTGTGTATCTTTTGAGCGATTTTAAGCGTTCTATGGTTTGTTGTTTTTGCTGATATTCTAATTTGCCATGATACCAGCAATAACACCCAAAATCTCTAGATGTTACATGCGGATGCTCAGTAAAATAGTGTTTTTTGGGGGGGAATTGGTTCTGTTTCTTCGACATTGCCATGACAAAGTAATAAGCTAATGGAATGTTGTTTATCGTGTGTGCGAAATTACTCCTATGACATTTTGTTCTCTTGCCGGACTATTACATAGTTTTAGGAAGATGAAAAACCTGTGGAGCTACATTTTCTTGAATTAGTCTGCTTGTTATTGCAGCAGCCTTTTTCCTGGTGTCATTATTTAGCTACAAATCTCCTATTTGTTGCAGAAATTAATTTGGAAGATCCAGTTTTGGAATTCGGCTCGCCACCATATGGTGGACAGTCATGTCATCGGGTTCGGCTGACCGGCATGTCAAGGTTGAACCTCAAATCCTATGCCAGTTCTGTACGCGTGGCATTGAAAACTTCAGATTCCACAGACGGATGGCTTGGGAGAAACATACGACTTTGTTTCCACAGGTTGGTTATCTGATTTTTCTTTctcgatcaaaattcaaaaactgAGTCATTCCTTTTCCCCCCCTTTGTAGGAATACTTCTATTGGTGTTTGTCAATGTGAGGTGTCGCAGTGGGAATCTTTTCTAAGGAATGAACGGAATTCAATGATATCACCCTACGAGAGTGGATTTATTGATGTCAAAATTAATAAAGAAACTTCTACCTTCTTTTCGGTTGCTCTTGAGGAAGGTAAATTAATGTTACATTTCAACTTGTTTTTGCTAGTTGttcataaaataacattaattctCAGGCACTTCCTTTTTTTCCTACATGCAGAGTTTCATCTATGGCGTCTGGGTTGCCTTGGTTTTGGATTACTCATTTTTCTCATTGCGCCTGGCATCAGCAATTGGATGCCATTCTATTACAGTAGTTCAATGATCTTAGGagtttttcttcttgtcttgATCCTTCTCTTCCAGGTAATGTCTGTGGAATGGGTAGTGAAGTAAACATTTGGATAAGATTTTACCAGTTTGGTTATTAGACATCTCTAGAGTTATAAGATAAATACTTGGATTAGTTTTGTGTAGCTACTTAAGGAAATAATGCTTGTATGTTCTAATTTGTGTGCTTCTTCAAGAGTGGCGTTTCACTTATGCATGCACAATCAAGAGCATGTCTCATGGTCATTATGATCCTTATTGGGTACATTATGTTAGCAAATTAAATTTTATAGCCCtcatttggttcaattagaatgTTCCTATCTACTTGTAAAGGCATTTTGATCTTTTAGTTCGACATGGAAGTTGTGATTCTCACGTTTGTCAAAGAATCTTGGCTTAGTTGGAGTTAGAGATTTGCTTTGTTTTTTTTAACACTTCTGTTCATATATATGTTGATTGTTTTCTACATGTATGATACAGGCAATGAAGTTAGTTCCCATAAGCAGGCGAAAAATAATATACATTGCATTCTATGGAtccttggtgaggattttatttccATGTTATTGCTCAatttagcttcttcattctctagTTTTTTTAATCATAGAAAACATTGTTTATTTCCAAATATTCTTCTCCAGGTGGAGCCCTGCTCACCTTTGTTTTTTTCTTGCAGCTGGGTCTTGGTTCTTTAATAAGAAATTACTTCTCCACGATGATCACCTTTCTTCTTGTTAGTTGTGGCTTCAGTGAAGAATCATATAATCTCGTAAGCATCCATTTTCATGATTATGTTCTACATGAagtttcatttttataatttggatattTTATTTACGTGCTCCTTGCAAAAGCTTTCTTTGCTTATGTTTCACTCTAGTGCTACTGGTCACAAATATTTCAAATTGCATGCTTGATCAATATTGGATATGTCTTAGCCTACTTGTTAGATAATTCTAGATAGATGttaaatttactttttttttttatctataatcATTAAAAGGTTTGAATACCTTAGGATACTGAACTTTTTCTGATTTATAATATgttgttttaataaaataatatccttAATTTGGTAATCATACAAAACCTTTGATACCCCCTATCCTCATTAATCTCAAAAtagaattataaatattatacacATAATATTTGTTTAGAATTTACTTAACATATTAA
This genomic stretch from Musa acuminata AAA Group cultivar baxijiao chromosome BXJ3-9, Cavendish_Baxijiao_AAA, whole genome shotgun sequence harbors:
- the LOC135649015 gene encoding uncharacterized protein LOC135649015, giving the protein MAMKRTTAFPSSLLLLLFLLPVASPLILSLSETLLEINLEDPVLEFGSPPYGGQSCHRVRLTGMSRLNLKSYASSVRVALKTSDSTDGWLGRNIRLCFHRNTSIGVCQCEVSQWESFLRNERNSMISPYESGFIDVKINKETSTFFSVALEEEFHLWRLGCLGFGLLIFLIAPGISNWMPFYYSSSMILGVFLLVLILLFQAMKLVPISRRKIIYIAFYGSLLGLGSLIRNYFSTMITFLLVSCGFSEESYNLVSLVLLGGIIFAGTFLGYWSARKFVLSEDGCVDSGIAQFVKWTLRLIGIVFILQSTIDVPLGLLALATCCTFSYLVHSKKWHRRSNNNGSLWQRRPKQAENLSFASKGTRMSFWGGSTSYSPSPNAGKGYSFSKRVKQQDQDYYSTYHNVPRRKFSEEEWDKFTRQSTSAALTEWASTPEVIKWIGNNAHRMRLIEEDHNVDDTSESDSPKETVPRNESEPSFFTWL
- the LOC135650017 gene encoding LOB domain-containing protein 20-like → MDPDGGGEKECGEKPNRRAARVDAGKRAAAVTPGSPREGAAGSPCGACKFLRRKCLPGCVFAAHFASEQGPARFAAVHKVFGASNVSKLLSIVPAGRQHDAVVTICYEAQARLADPVYGCVSTILAMQQQVSALQAELSMVHSQLLNTRLAVASVLQASHRAQHMAALQPAYSNNSSASRDMVDVGSFPESLDLGDTDPASRDLEPLQLLQQSQDEEEDASHDSVAFRNEPFVPK